From a region of the Pieris rapae chromosome 22, ilPieRapa1.1, whole genome shotgun sequence genome:
- the LOC110996158 gene encoding uncharacterized protein LOC110996158 isoform X2: protein MERISRYELQLDAMDFNYLPISFSRDFTKTAPIWSFGSDSNEYFEFEIRKKVDDNTQAIIKATCHICAIEVPKLFFNDHCKSKRHNINKCIAEIALDRMKKHLQNKEDYEITNDVCETYFCPECDLTVSQKDQKSHENLQSHKYLAMFDNLLENLYKIYANESDTKNRHDEADISHIPNKIDGIKLDWDSNDSIQYVSNKKQPEDPNVSLDSSKLNRYSILDLERLDVECDSSNSSISKTIIGKTNNIFKSKELVSEESDSKSNFTSILFDKASVVNKELSDYISVDGENFNCNVCYSTFNKNSLNSHINGSRHKMNMVSSVHYMMKESGNDLYCIVCCNIIENSVKSARDHCKGSNHTMLYKKNLKENGIRLTRSRIFCELCDKTIPKRNEFVHIFGCKQHHKKRSNYSFCSVCDILIPNNEVKNHDDSDLHKTKVECKQDKFINGIDKAIMNNKRNAETIDNPSSNETKTSEPYFCVICLVNVPNTPNNIEMHNNGASHKKKAQQYSEIIVVPESFVKSEPNETKGLIYYCDICQCSLLNDSNMILQHNIGASHLKKLKKLQELPTTKELPTPKEGEKKTEIVCKVCKVKLPNTKTNISEHGKGKVHLNNYKLTLESENIVSDDNKHYCQACNVYIENPLKHIEEKSHKNKNKLHIKNLSIKPTLNVDQTTNQLSVTEAHVAEESILVTTDSTKDQNCSVSDLKAQDLIPSIPGCNNVYNENISDLEKIDSSPTHTASDKSTLIEHDINKPPLKTKESNTEISSLKEKLNVRQDDEKLLKNEWITILDGEYYCKICSTSLQNVKKHISDRMHQYLHPRFPY, encoded by the exons ATGGAAAGAATATCAAGATACGAATTACAACTAGATGCAATGGACTTCAATTACTTACCCATATCATTTTCAAGAGATTTCACCAAAACAGCTCCTATATGGAGTTTTGGATCTGATAGTAATGAGtactttgaatttgaaatCCGAAAAAAAGTTGATGACAATACACAAG CTATTATTAAAGCAACATGTCACATTTGTGCCATAGAAGTAccaaaattattctttaatgaccactgtaaaagtaaaagacataacattaataaatgcatAGCAGAAATAGCATTAGATCGTatgaaaaaacatttacagaaCAAAGAAGACTATGAAATTACGAATGATGTATGTGAAACATACTTCTGTCCTGAATGTGATTTAACTGTCTCACAAAAAGACCAAAAGTCACATGAAAACCTTCAATCTCATAAATATTTAGCTATGTTTGacaatttattagaaaacctCTACAAAATTTATGCAAATGAAAGTGATACAAAGAATAGACATGATGAAGCAGATATTTCACATATACCAAACAAAATTGATGGCATTAAGCTGGACTGGGATTCTAATGATTCAATACAAtatgttagtaataaaaaacagcCTGAAGACCCTAATGTGAGTTTAGATAGTTCAAAATTAAACAGATATTCAATTTTGGACCTTGAAAGATTGGATGTTGAATGTGATTCTTCCAACTCGTCcatttcaaaaactattataggtaaaacaaataatatttttaaaagtaaagaaTTAGTTTCTGAAGAAAGTGACTccaaatctaattttacatctaTTCTATTTGACAAGGCTTCTGTTGTGAATAAAGAGCTTTCTGATTACATTTCGGTTGATGGTGAAAactttaattgtaatgtatgttattcaactttcaataaaaattcattaaactCACACATAAATGGATCAAGACATAAAATGAACATGGTATCTAGTGTACATTATATGATGAAGGAATCTGGAAATGATTTGTATTGCATTGTTTGTTgcaatattatagaaaattcaGTTAAGTCAGCAAGGGACCACTGTAAGGGATCAAACCatacaatgttatataaaaaaaatctgaaagaAAATGGAATCAGACTCACAAGATCTCGAATTTTTTGTGAATTATGTGACAAAACTATTCCTAAAAGAAATGAATTTGTCCATATTTTTGGTTGTAAGCAACATCATAAAAAAAGGTCTAATTACTCATTTTGCAGTGTTTGTGATATATTAATACCAAATAATGAAGTCAAAAATCATGATGATTCtgatttacataaaactaaaGTAGAGTGTAAACAggacaaatttataaatggtATTGATAAAGccataatgaataataaaagaaatgctGAAACTATTGACAACCCTTCTTCAAATGAAACTAAGACTAGTGAACCATATTTCTGTGTGATATGTCTAGTTAATGTACCTAACACTCCAAATAATATAGAGATGCACAATAATGGAGCTTCACATAAGAAGAAGGCTCAACAGTATTCAGAAATAATAGTTGTTCCGGAATCATTTGTGAAAAGTGAACCAAATGAAACCAAGGGTTTAATATACTACTGTGACATATGTCAATGCAGCTTACTTAATGACAGCAACATGATACTTCAACACAATATTGGAGCATCTCATTTaaagaagttaaaaaaattgcaggAATTACCTACAACAAAAGAACTGCCAACCCCAAAAGAAGGAGAGAAAAAAACCGAAATTGTTTGTAAAGTGTGCAAAGTAAAACTTCCtaatactaaaacaaatataagtgAACATGGCAAGGGTAaagtacatttaaacaattataaacttaCTTTAGAATCAGAAAATATAGTTTCCGATGATAACAAACATTACTGTCAAGcatgtaatgtatatatagagaatcctttaaaacatattgaagaaaaaagtcataaaaataaaaataaactacataTCAAAAATCTTTCAATTAAACCAACACTAAATGTAGACCAAACCACAAACCAACTATCAGTTACTGAGGCACATGTTGCAGAAGAATCAATATTGGTTACAACAGATTCAACAAAAGACCAAAACTGTTCTGTGTCTGATCTAAAGGCGCAAGACCTAATTCCATCAATTCCTGGTtgtaataatgtatacaatgaaaatatttctgaCCTTGAAAAGATAGATTCAAGTCCAACCCACACAGCTTCTGACAAAAGTACCCTTATAGAGCATGACATTAATAAACCTCCATTAAAAACCAAAGAAAGCAATACTGAAATTAgttctttaaaagaaaagcTTAATGTTCGACAAGATGatgaaaagttattaaaaaatgaatggATCACTATACTTGATGGAGAatattattgcaaaatatGTAGTACTTCTTTGCAAAATGTTAAAAAGCATATAAGTGACAGAATGCATCAATATCTTCATCCAAGATTTccatattaa
- the LOC110996158 gene encoding uncharacterized protein LOC110996158 isoform X1: MERISRYELQLDAMDFNYLPISFSRDFTKTAPIWSFGSDSNEYFEFEIRKKVDDNTQGSIIKATCHICAIEVPKLFFNDHCKSKRHNINKCIAEIALDRMKKHLQNKEDYEITNDVCETYFCPECDLTVSQKDQKSHENLQSHKYLAMFDNLLENLYKIYANESDTKNRHDEADISHIPNKIDGIKLDWDSNDSIQYVSNKKQPEDPNVSLDSSKLNRYSILDLERLDVECDSSNSSISKTIIGKTNNIFKSKELVSEESDSKSNFTSILFDKASVVNKELSDYISVDGENFNCNVCYSTFNKNSLNSHINGSRHKMNMVSSVHYMMKESGNDLYCIVCCNIIENSVKSARDHCKGSNHTMLYKKNLKENGIRLTRSRIFCELCDKTIPKRNEFVHIFGCKQHHKKRSNYSFCSVCDILIPNNEVKNHDDSDLHKTKVECKQDKFINGIDKAIMNNKRNAETIDNPSSNETKTSEPYFCVICLVNVPNTPNNIEMHNNGASHKKKAQQYSEIIVVPESFVKSEPNETKGLIYYCDICQCSLLNDSNMILQHNIGASHLKKLKKLQELPTTKELPTPKEGEKKTEIVCKVCKVKLPNTKTNISEHGKGKVHLNNYKLTLESENIVSDDNKHYCQACNVYIENPLKHIEEKSHKNKNKLHIKNLSIKPTLNVDQTTNQLSVTEAHVAEESILVTTDSTKDQNCSVSDLKAQDLIPSIPGCNNVYNENISDLEKIDSSPTHTASDKSTLIEHDINKPPLKTKESNTEISSLKEKLNVRQDDEKLLKNEWITILDGEYYCKICSTSLQNVKKHISDRMHQYLHPRFPY, encoded by the exons ATGGAAAGAATATCAAGATACGAATTACAACTAGATGCAATGGACTTCAATTACTTACCCATATCATTTTCAAGAGATTTCACCAAAACAGCTCCTATATGGAGTTTTGGATCTGATAGTAATGAGtactttgaatttgaaatCCGAAAAAAAGTTGATGACAATACACAAGGTT CTATTATTAAAGCAACATGTCACATTTGTGCCATAGAAGTAccaaaattattctttaatgaccactgtaaaagtaaaagacataacattaataaatgcatAGCAGAAATAGCATTAGATCGTatgaaaaaacatttacagaaCAAAGAAGACTATGAAATTACGAATGATGTATGTGAAACATACTTCTGTCCTGAATGTGATTTAACTGTCTCACAAAAAGACCAAAAGTCACATGAAAACCTTCAATCTCATAAATATTTAGCTATGTTTGacaatttattagaaaacctCTACAAAATTTATGCAAATGAAAGTGATACAAAGAATAGACATGATGAAGCAGATATTTCACATATACCAAACAAAATTGATGGCATTAAGCTGGACTGGGATTCTAATGATTCAATACAAtatgttagtaataaaaaacagcCTGAAGACCCTAATGTGAGTTTAGATAGTTCAAAATTAAACAGATATTCAATTTTGGACCTTGAAAGATTGGATGTTGAATGTGATTCTTCCAACTCGTCcatttcaaaaactattataggtaaaacaaataatatttttaaaagtaaagaaTTAGTTTCTGAAGAAAGTGACTccaaatctaattttacatctaTTCTATTTGACAAGGCTTCTGTTGTGAATAAAGAGCTTTCTGATTACATTTCGGTTGATGGTGAAAactttaattgtaatgtatgttattcaactttcaataaaaattcattaaactCACACATAAATGGATCAAGACATAAAATGAACATGGTATCTAGTGTACATTATATGATGAAGGAATCTGGAAATGATTTGTATTGCATTGTTTGTTgcaatattatagaaaattcaGTTAAGTCAGCAAGGGACCACTGTAAGGGATCAAACCatacaatgttatataaaaaaaatctgaaagaAAATGGAATCAGACTCACAAGATCTCGAATTTTTTGTGAATTATGTGACAAAACTATTCCTAAAAGAAATGAATTTGTCCATATTTTTGGTTGTAAGCAACATCATAAAAAAAGGTCTAATTACTCATTTTGCAGTGTTTGTGATATATTAATACCAAATAATGAAGTCAAAAATCATGATGATTCtgatttacataaaactaaaGTAGAGTGTAAACAggacaaatttataaatggtATTGATAAAGccataatgaataataaaagaaatgctGAAACTATTGACAACCCTTCTTCAAATGAAACTAAGACTAGTGAACCATATTTCTGTGTGATATGTCTAGTTAATGTACCTAACACTCCAAATAATATAGAGATGCACAATAATGGAGCTTCACATAAGAAGAAGGCTCAACAGTATTCAGAAATAATAGTTGTTCCGGAATCATTTGTGAAAAGTGAACCAAATGAAACCAAGGGTTTAATATACTACTGTGACATATGTCAATGCAGCTTACTTAATGACAGCAACATGATACTTCAACACAATATTGGAGCATCTCATTTaaagaagttaaaaaaattgcaggAATTACCTACAACAAAAGAACTGCCAACCCCAAAAGAAGGAGAGAAAAAAACCGAAATTGTTTGTAAAGTGTGCAAAGTAAAACTTCCtaatactaaaacaaatataagtgAACATGGCAAGGGTAaagtacatttaaacaattataaacttaCTTTAGAATCAGAAAATATAGTTTCCGATGATAACAAACATTACTGTCAAGcatgtaatgtatatatagagaatcctttaaaacatattgaagaaaaaagtcataaaaataaaaataaactacataTCAAAAATCTTTCAATTAAACCAACACTAAATGTAGACCAAACCACAAACCAACTATCAGTTACTGAGGCACATGTTGCAGAAGAATCAATATTGGTTACAACAGATTCAACAAAAGACCAAAACTGTTCTGTGTCTGATCTAAAGGCGCAAGACCTAATTCCATCAATTCCTGGTtgtaataatgtatacaatgaaaatatttctgaCCTTGAAAAGATAGATTCAAGTCCAACCCACACAGCTTCTGACAAAAGTACCCTTATAGAGCATGACATTAATAAACCTCCATTAAAAACCAAAGAAAGCAATACTGAAATTAgttctttaaaagaaaagcTTAATGTTCGACAAGATGatgaaaagttattaaaaaatgaatggATCACTATACTTGATGGAGAatattattgcaaaatatGTAGTACTTCTTTGCAAAATGTTAAAAAGCATATAAGTGACAGAATGCATCAATATCTTCATCCAAGATTTccatattaa